The Lysobacter panacisoli genome includes a window with the following:
- a CDS encoding heme o synthase encodes MPKATAKQYWDLTKPRVVALIVFTALVGMFLAVPGLPPLRESVLGFLGIWLAASSAAAINQLLDSRIDAKMARTSWRPIVAGQITPTQALVFALILAALSMTILVLWVNTITAVLTFASLIGYAVIYTVFLKRATPQNIVIGGIAGAAPPLLGWASITGMRGEWDWPHALLLVLIIFVWTPPHFWALAIFRRADYARAMVPMLPVTHGVEYTRWQILFYTVLLVAVTVLPWAAGMSGLFYLGGALVLGVVFLGYAWKLMNPPDEMYAMKVFNYSIVYLMALFAFLLLDHWLMPLLAPSPVMEFQPHA; translated from the coding sequence ATGCCAAAAGCAACCGCCAAGCAGTACTGGGACCTGACCAAGCCACGCGTGGTCGCGCTGATCGTGTTCACCGCGCTGGTGGGTATGTTCCTCGCGGTACCCGGCCTGCCGCCACTGCGCGAATCGGTGCTGGGCTTCCTCGGCATCTGGCTGGCTGCGTCGAGTGCCGCCGCGATCAACCAGCTGCTGGACTCGCGCATCGACGCGAAGATGGCGCGCACGTCGTGGCGCCCCATCGTCGCCGGACAGATCACGCCGACGCAGGCGCTGGTGTTCGCGCTGATCCTCGCCGCGTTGTCGATGACGATCCTGGTGCTGTGGGTCAACACGATCACCGCCGTGCTCACCTTCGCATCGCTGATCGGCTACGCGGTGATCTACACCGTGTTCCTCAAGCGCGCGACGCCGCAGAACATCGTGATCGGCGGCATCGCCGGCGCGGCGCCGCCGCTGCTGGGCTGGGCGTCCATCACCGGCATGCGCGGCGAGTGGGACTGGCCGCACGCGCTGCTGTTGGTGCTGATCATCTTCGTGTGGACGCCGCCGCATTTCTGGGCGCTGGCGATCTTCCGTCGCGCCGACTACGCACGCGCGATGGTGCCGATGCTGCCGGTCACGCACGGCGTGGAGTACACGCGCTGGCAGATCCTGTTCTACACGGTGCTGCTGGTCGCGGTGACGGTGCTGCCGTGGGCCGCGGGCATGAGCGGACTCTTCTACCTCGGCGGCGCGCTGGTACTGGGCGTGGTGTTCCTGGGCTATGCCTGGAAGCTGATGAACCCGCCCGACGAGATGTACGCGATGAAGGTCTTCAACTACTCCATCGTCTACCTGATGGCGCTGTTCGCTTTCCTGCTGCTCGACCACTGGCTGATGCCGCTGCTGGCGCCGTCGCCGGTGATGGAATTCCAGCCGCACGCCTGA
- a CDS encoding metal-dependent hydrolase family protein, whose product MLRNRLGLALLSSLTAFVAAGSAHAEALVDTSVETAPQGGEVVVTAQRLLDVRSGRMIENPQVLVRDGRIVEVGRVGASVPAGARRIDLPGMTLLPGLIDMHVHLDADPGYGGYTGLQFNDRFWSMVSVVHAQRTLMAGFTTVRNVGSDDWNDVGLREAIDEGKLTGPRIVTAAYSFGSTGGHCDSTFFPPSMDERSPYNADTPEEGRKRVRELRKYGAQVIKICATGGVFSRNTEPGQQQMSLGEMKAIADEAHQWGLKVAAHAHGAAGIKDAIRAGIDTIEHASLIDDEGIRLARQHGAWLSMDIYNTDYTQAEGRRNGVLEDNLRKDREVGDIQRENFRRAHAAGAKMVFGTDAGIYPHGDNAKQFAVMVRYGMTPLQAIQAATLSASQALGRDDVGVVEANRFADMIAVPGDPTRDVAQLEHVPFVMKGGVVVKDATTR is encoded by the coding sequence ATGCTGCGCAATCGCCTGGGCCTGGCCCTGTTGTCGTCACTGACCGCATTCGTCGCCGCCGGTAGCGCGCACGCGGAAGCCTTGGTGGATACAAGTGTGGAGACCGCGCCGCAGGGCGGCGAGGTAGTGGTCACGGCACAGCGCCTGCTCGATGTGCGCAGTGGGCGGATGATCGAGAACCCGCAGGTACTCGTGCGCGATGGACGCATCGTCGAGGTAGGCCGTGTCGGCGCCAGTGTGCCGGCCGGTGCGCGTCGCATCGATCTACCCGGGATGACGCTGCTGCCGGGCCTGATCGACATGCACGTGCACCTGGATGCGGACCCTGGTTACGGCGGCTACACCGGCCTGCAGTTCAACGATCGCTTCTGGTCGATGGTGTCGGTGGTGCACGCGCAGCGCACGCTGATGGCGGGCTTCACCACCGTGCGCAATGTCGGCTCCGACGACTGGAACGACGTCGGTCTGCGCGAAGCGATCGACGAGGGCAAGCTCACCGGCCCGCGCATCGTCACCGCTGCGTACTCGTTCGGATCGACCGGCGGTCATTGCGATTCCACGTTCTTCCCGCCGTCGATGGACGAGCGCAGCCCGTACAACGCCGACACACCGGAAGAGGGGCGCAAGCGCGTGCGCGAACTGCGCAAGTACGGCGCGCAGGTCATCAAGATCTGCGCCACCGGCGGCGTGTTCTCGCGCAATACCGAACCCGGCCAGCAGCAGATGAGCCTGGGCGAGATGAAGGCGATCGCGGACGAAGCGCACCAGTGGGGCCTGAAGGTCGCCGCGCACGCGCACGGCGCCGCTGGCATCAAGGACGCGATCCGCGCCGGCATCGACACCATCGAACACGCCAGCCTGATCGACGATGAAGGCATCCGCCTGGCCAGGCAGCACGGCGCGTGGCTGTCGATGGACATCTACAACACCGACTACACGCAGGCCGAGGGTCGCAGGAACGGCGTCCTCGAAGACAACCTGCGCAAGGATCGCGAAGTCGGCGACATCCAGCGCGAGAACTTCCGTCGCGCGCACGCCGCCGGCGCGAAGATGGTGTTCGGCACCGACGCCGGCATCTATCCGCACGGAGACAACGCGAAGCAGTTCGCGGTGATGGTGCGATATGGCATGACGCCGCTGCAGGCGATCCAGGCGGCCACGCTGAGCGCCTCGCAGGCGCTGGGCCGCGACGACGTGGGTGTGGTCGAAGCGAACCGCTTCGCGGACATGATCGCCGTTCCCGGCGATCCGACCCGCGACGTCGCGCAGCTCGAACACGTGCCCTTCGTGATGAAGGGCGGCGTAGTGGTGAAGGACGCGACGACGCGCTGA
- a CDS encoding S9 family peptidase: protein MSPRTTVLASALLLAAFPAFAQTAPTVAREQVGNRTSENIPAIPPPLVEQLNRYQNTRGATFAGWRGDCMLISTRFAETAQAHRVCQPMGMREQLTFYPEPLAAIATAPAKSKLDGFVFGKDVGGNEFWQLHWFDLKSRNTTLLTDGKARNQGPLFSHDGQRFAWSSTARNGKDTDIWVMDFATKQPRTLVTEGGQWNAMDFSPDGKRLLVMKYVSAAESYPGVVDVDSGKLEMFPVDGGKASFNGFKFAPDGKSVYFISDEPLDGKAQEFHTLRYHNPATRKFDVLTASTPWDVVDLEISDDGKHLAYTTNEDGIYKLHVLALPSHKPVKLPELPIGLVVNLGFSPDSKRLAVTMNSATSPSDVYVIEPGSTKLTRWTQSEVGGLDPSKFVAPTLVHYPTFDSVDGKPRTIPAFYYRPANAPAGKKLPVVINIHGGPEGQSLPTFNPTAQFLANELGVAMLLPNVRGSEGYGKTYLGLDNADKREDSVKDIGALLDWVAQQPELDATRVGVYGGSYGGYMVLSSLMHYSDRIRAGVDIVGISHFGTFLKNTESYRRDLRRAEYGDERDPQMAKVFEEISPLNHADRIRSKLFVAQGKNDPRVPYTEAEQIVKAVRDNGQPVWYLLFDDEGHGFRKKSNVDYFTAATMLFWQQNLTGDGTK, encoded by the coding sequence ATGTCGCCACGCACGACCGTCCTCGCGTCCGCGCTGCTGCTCGCGGCGTTCCCGGCCTTCGCCCAGACCGCGCCGACAGTCGCGCGCGAGCAGGTCGGCAACCGCACCAGCGAGAACATTCCCGCGATCCCGCCCCCACTGGTCGAACAGCTCAACCGCTACCAGAACACGCGCGGCGCGACCTTCGCCGGCTGGCGTGGCGACTGCATGCTGATCAGCACGCGTTTCGCCGAGACGGCGCAGGCGCATCGCGTGTGCCAGCCGATGGGAATGCGCGAGCAGCTCACCTTCTACCCCGAACCGCTCGCGGCCATCGCGACCGCGCCGGCCAAGTCGAAGCTCGATGGTTTCGTGTTCGGCAAGGACGTCGGCGGCAACGAGTTCTGGCAGCTGCACTGGTTCGACCTGAAATCGCGCAACACCACGCTGCTCACCGACGGCAAGGCGCGTAACCAGGGGCCGCTGTTCTCGCACGACGGCCAGCGCTTCGCATGGAGCAGCACCGCGCGCAACGGCAAGGACACCGACATCTGGGTGATGGATTTCGCGACGAAACAGCCGCGCACGCTCGTCACCGAAGGCGGCCAATGGAACGCGATGGACTTCTCGCCCGACGGCAAGCGCCTGCTGGTGATGAAGTACGTGTCCGCCGCCGAGTCGTACCCGGGCGTGGTCGATGTCGACAGCGGCAAGCTGGAGATGTTCCCGGTCGATGGCGGCAAGGCTTCGTTCAACGGCTTCAAGTTCGCGCCGGATGGCAAGTCGGTCTATTTCATTTCCGACGAGCCCCTCGACGGCAAGGCACAGGAATTCCACACGCTGCGCTACCACAACCCGGCGACGCGCAAGTTCGACGTGCTCACCGCATCGACGCCGTGGGACGTGGTGGACCTGGAGATCTCCGACGACGGCAAGCACCTCGCGTACACCACCAACGAGGACGGCATCTACAAGCTGCATGTACTTGCGCTGCCCTCGCACAAGCCGGTGAAGCTGCCGGAGCTGCCGATCGGACTGGTCGTCAACCTCGGCTTCTCGCCCGACAGCAAGCGCCTGGCGGTGACGATGAACTCGGCGACGTCGCCGAGCGACGTGTACGTGATCGAGCCCGGTTCGACGAAGCTGACGCGCTGGACGCAGAGCGAAGTCGGCGGACTGGATCCTTCGAAGTTCGTCGCGCCGACGCTGGTGCACTACCCGACCTTCGACAGCGTCGACGGCAAACCGCGCACGATCCCCGCGTTCTACTACCGTCCAGCCAATGCGCCAGCCGGCAAGAAGCTGCCGGTGGTGATCAACATCCACGGCGGGCCGGAAGGCCAGTCGCTGCCGACGTTCAATCCGACCGCGCAGTTCCTCGCGAACGAACTCGGCGTGGCCATGCTGTTGCCGAACGTGCGCGGATCGGAAGGTTACGGCAAGACCTACCTCGGTCTCGACAACGCCGACAAGCGCGAGGATTCGGTCAAGGACATCGGCGCGCTGCTGGACTGGGTCGCACAGCAGCCGGAACTCGATGCCACGCGCGTGGGCGTGTACGGCGGCAGCTATGGTGGCTACATGGTGCTGTCCTCGCTGATGCATTACAGCGATCGCATCCGAGCGGGCGTCGACATCGTCGGCATCTCGCACTTCGGTACGTTCCTCAAGAACACCGAAAGTTACCGCCGCGACCTGCGACGCGCCGAGTACGGCGATGAGCGCGATCCGCAGATGGCGAAGGTGTTCGAGGAGATCTCGCCGCTCAACCACGCCGACCGCATCCGCTCCAAGCTGTTCGTCGCGCAGGGCAAGAACGATCCGCGCGTGCCCTACACCGAAGCAGAGCAGATCGTGAAGGCGGTGCGCGACAACGGCCAGCCGGTGTGGTACCTGCTGTTCGACGACGAGGGCCACGGCTTCAGGAAGAAGAGCAACGTGGACTACTTCACCGCGGCGACGATGCTGTTCTGGCAGCAGAACCTGACCGGCGACGGCACGAAGTAG
- the dnaG gene encoding DNA primase encodes MARIPDAFIDDLLARTDIVEVIGTRVPLKRQGKEYSARCPFHDERSPSFTVSPTKQFYHCFGCGAHGTAISFLMNYDRLEFLDAVEDLAKRLGVEVPRDTHQRNANPDSQDLFTAIEEASRFFQKQLATNGRALGYFDSRGVDADTRARFSLGYAPDGFSALRDGLGTDPRRMKLLERAGLFSKNDRGHVYDKFRDRVMFPIHDRRGRTIAFGGRVLDKENGPKYLNSPETELFHKGRELYGLWQVRQTHNKIPRLIVVEGYMDVIALFQNGIDTAVATLGTATTPDHAELLFRNAPDVFFCFDGDRAGRGAAWKAVESVLPRMKDGRQAFFLFLPDGEDPDSLVRHEGRDGFDARLQQATPLSQFFFDSLSTDVNLSTLEGRGRLAERAKPLLAQIPDGAFGDLMKQRLTELTGVGARAATEPATPARPRNAATTPQASKPSLVRSAITMLLQQPAVALALPSSLHFASLDQPGIGLLVELVELVHERPDISTGMILEHFADRSEAPALTKLATSRAVETTAATPLDTRVLDDADRRQQSFLDAIARLDAQAVRQRIEELQSRVATLVDAEKQELRELVAASSLMRVRGT; translated from the coding sequence ATGGCCCGCATCCCCGACGCATTCATCGACGACCTGCTCGCCCGCACCGACATCGTCGAGGTGATCGGCACGCGCGTGCCGTTGAAACGCCAGGGCAAGGAGTATTCGGCGCGCTGTCCGTTCCACGACGAGCGCTCGCCCAGCTTCACCGTCTCGCCGACCAAGCAGTTCTATCACTGCTTCGGCTGCGGCGCGCATGGCACCGCGATCAGCTTCCTGATGAACTACGACCGCCTCGAGTTCCTCGACGCGGTGGAAGACCTCGCCAAGCGACTGGGCGTGGAAGTGCCGCGCGACACGCACCAGCGCAACGCCAATCCCGACAGCCAGGACCTGTTCACCGCGATCGAGGAGGCGTCGAGGTTCTTCCAGAAGCAGCTCGCCACCAACGGCCGCGCGCTGGGTTACTTCGACAGTCGCGGCGTCGACGCCGATACGCGTGCGCGCTTCTCGCTCGGCTACGCACCCGACGGCTTCAGCGCGCTGCGCGATGGGCTCGGCACCGATCCGCGCCGGATGAAACTGCTCGAGCGCGCGGGGCTGTTCTCGAAGAACGACCGCGGCCATGTCTACGACAAGTTCCGCGACCGCGTGATGTTCCCGATCCACGACCGGCGCGGGCGCACGATCGCCTTCGGCGGCCGCGTGCTCGACAAGGAAAACGGGCCGAAATACCTCAACTCGCCCGAGACCGAGCTCTTCCACAAAGGCCGCGAACTCTACGGCCTGTGGCAGGTGCGCCAGACGCACAACAAGATCCCGCGGCTGATCGTGGTCGAGGGCTACATGGATGTGATCGCGCTGTTCCAGAACGGCATCGACACCGCCGTGGCGACGCTCGGCACCGCGACCACGCCCGATCACGCGGAGCTGCTGTTCCGCAACGCGCCCGATGTCTTCTTCTGCTTCGACGGCGACCGCGCCGGTCGCGGCGCGGCGTGGAAGGCGGTGGAGTCCGTCCTGCCGCGCATGAAGGACGGACGCCAGGCGTTCTTCCTGTTCCTGCCCGACGGCGAGGATCCGGATTCGCTGGTGCGCCACGAAGGTCGCGACGGTTTCGATGCGCGACTGCAGCAAGCCACGCCGTTGTCGCAGTTCTTCTTCGATTCACTCAGCACCGACGTAAACCTGTCCACGCTCGAAGGCCGCGGCCGCCTGGCCGAACGCGCCAAGCCGCTGCTCGCGCAGATTCCCGACGGCGCGTTCGGCGACCTGATGAAGCAGCGCCTGACCGAGCTCACTGGCGTCGGCGCACGCGCCGCGACCGAGCCGGCCACGCCCGCACGTCCGCGCAACGCCGCCACGACCCCGCAGGCATCGAAGCCCTCGCTGGTGCGCAGCGCCATCACCATGCTGTTGCAACAGCCGGCGGTCGCGCTCGCGTTGCCGTCGTCGCTGCATTTCGCATCGCTCGACCAGCCTGGCATCGGCCTGCTCGTCGAACTCGTCGAGCTGGTACACGAGCGGCCCGACATCTCCACCGGCATGATCCTGGAACACTTCGCCGATCGAAGCGAAGCGCCTGCGCTGACCAAGCTCGCCACCTCGCGCGCGGTCGAGACGACCGCCGCGACGCCACTCGACACGCGCGTCCTCGACGATGCCGATCGTCGCCAGCAATCGTTCCTCGACGCCATCGCGCGGTTGGATGCGCAGGCCGTGAGGCAGCGCATCGAGGAACTGCAATCGCGCGTGGCGACGCTGGTCGATGCCGAGAAGCAGGAATTGCGCGAGCTGGTTGCCGCATCCAGCCTGATGCGCGTGCGCGGAACCTGA
- a CDS encoding GatB/YqeY domain-containing protein, with amino-acid sequence MSLKQRLTDDMKAAMKGGDKHSLSVIRLINAAIKQKEVDERIELDDAAVIAVLDKMVKQRKDSVTQYEAASREDLAQVERDEIVVIERYIPAKMGEAEILAAIDAAIAETGASGPADMGKLMGPLKAKLAGQADMGQVSALVKKRLSP; translated from the coding sequence ATGAGCCTCAAGCAGCGACTCACCGACGACATGAAGGCCGCCATGAAGGGCGGCGACAAGCACAGCCTGTCCGTGATCCGCCTGATCAACGCCGCGATCAAGCAGAAGGAAGTCGACGAGCGCATCGAGCTGGACGACGCCGCCGTGATCGCCGTGCTCGACAAGATGGTCAAGCAGCGCAAGGACTCGGTCACCCAGTACGAAGCGGCGAGCCGCGAGGACCTGGCCCAGGTCGAGCGCGACGAGATCGTCGTGATCGAGCGCTACATCCCCGCCAAGATGGGCGAAGCCGAGATCCTGGCCGCGATCGACGCCGCCATCGCCGAGACCGGTGCCAGCGGCCCGGCCGACATGGGCAAGCTGATGGGCCCGCTCAAGGCCAAGCTCGCCGGCCAGGCCGACATGGGCCAGGTATCGGCGCTGGTGAAGAAGCGCCTGTCGCCATAA
- the rpsU gene encoding 30S ribosomal protein S21, producing MPSVKVRENEPFEFALRRFKRTCEKAGVLAETRKREFYEKPTQERKRKAAAAVKRQARRASRDVTKRQRLY from the coding sequence ATGCCCAGCGTCAAAGTCCGCGAAAACGAGCCTTTTGAGTTTGCTCTGCGTCGCTTCAAGCGCACCTGCGAGAAGGCCGGCGTTCTGGCCGAGACCCGCAAGCGCGAGTTCTACGAGAAGCCGACCCAGGAACGCAAGCGCAAGGCCGCCGCCGCGGTGAAGCGCCAGGCGCGCCGCGCCTCGCGCGACGTGACCAAGCGTCAGCGCCTGTACTGA
- the tsaD gene encoding tRNA (adenosine(37)-N6)-threonylcarbamoyltransferase complex transferase subunit TsaD produces the protein MKVLGIETSCDETGVAVYDTQAGLRAHALYSQIALHAEYGGVVPELASRDHVRKLVPLVRQTLAEAGMTASDLDGVAYTAGPGLVGALLVGAGVARSLAWALDVPAIGVHHMEGHLLAPLLEDDPARGRPEPPFVALLVSGGHTQLVHVEEIGRYRLLGETLDDAAGEAFDKTAKLMGLPYPGGPQLAALAEQGRPGAFKFARPMTDRPGLDFSFSGLKTQVLLAWQDSDRSDAVRADIARGFEDAVVDTLAIKCQRALDAAGCDTLVVAGGVGANKRLRAKLDEMTRQRGGRVSFPRPAFCTDNGAMIAFAGALRLEAGQHGDLSVRVTPRWDMATLEAVARRDS, from the coding sequence GTGAAAGTCCTCGGCATCGAAACCAGCTGCGACGAGACCGGCGTGGCCGTGTACGACACGCAGGCCGGCCTGCGTGCGCACGCGCTCTACAGCCAGATCGCCCTGCACGCCGAATACGGTGGCGTGGTCCCCGAACTGGCCAGCCGCGACCACGTGCGCAAACTGGTCCCGCTGGTGCGGCAGACCCTTGCCGAGGCCGGGATGACCGCCTCGGACCTCGATGGCGTGGCCTACACGGCCGGTCCGGGGCTGGTCGGCGCGCTGCTGGTCGGCGCGGGCGTGGCGCGTTCCCTGGCCTGGGCGCTGGACGTCCCGGCGATCGGCGTCCATCACATGGAAGGCCACCTGCTGGCGCCGCTGCTGGAGGACGATCCCGCGCGCGGGCGCCCCGAGCCGCCGTTCGTGGCGCTGCTGGTCTCCGGCGGCCATACCCAGCTGGTCCACGTGGAGGAGATCGGCCGCTACCGCCTGCTGGGCGAGACCCTGGACGACGCGGCCGGCGAGGCCTTCGACAAGACCGCGAAGCTGATGGGCCTGCCGTATCCGGGCGGCCCGCAATTGGCCGCGCTGGCCGAACAGGGGCGCCCGGGCGCATTCAAGTTCGCCCGCCCGATGACCGACCGCCCCGGCCTGGACTTCAGCTTCAGTGGCCTGAAGACCCAGGTGCTGCTGGCCTGGCAGGACAGCGACCGCAGCGATGCGGTGCGCGCCGACATCGCACGCGGCTTCGAGGACGCGGTGGTCGACACATTGGCGATCAAGTGCCAGCGCGCGCTCGACGCGGCGGGGTGCGACACGCTCGTGGTGGCCGGCGGCGTCGGCGCGAACAAGCGGCTGCGCGCGAAGCTCGACGAGATGACCCGCCAGCGCGGGGGGCGGGTGAGCTTCCCGCGTCCGGCGTTCTGCACCGACAACGGCGCGATGATCGCCTTCGCCGGCGCGCTGCGCCTGGAAGCCGGACAGCACGGCGATCTCTCCGTCCGCGTCACGCCACGCTGGGACATGGCGACGCTGGAGGCGGTGGCGCGCCGGGATTCGTAG
- the folB gene encoding dihydroneopterin aldolase — protein sequence MDHVFIEGLEIEALIGIYDWERRIRQPLVFDIEMAFDNRVPAASDAIEDTLNYKAVSKRIVDYVSQSDFGLVETLAERVAQIILSEFGVSRVKLKLSKPGAVRGARAVGVSIERSAS from the coding sequence ATGGACCACGTCTTCATCGAAGGCCTCGAGATCGAGGCGCTGATCGGCATCTACGACTGGGAGCGGCGCATCCGCCAGCCGCTGGTGTTCGACATCGAGATGGCCTTCGACAACCGCGTGCCCGCGGCCAGCGACGCCATCGAGGACACGCTCAACTACAAGGCGGTGAGCAAGCGCATCGTCGACTACGTGAGCCAGTCCGATTTCGGGCTGGTGGAAACACTGGCCGAACGCGTCGCGCAGATCATCCTCAGCGAGTTCGGCGTAAGCCGCGTGAAGCTCAAGCTCAGCAAGCCCGGTGCGGTGCGTGGCGCGCGCGCGGTCGGCGTGAGCATCGAACGCTCCGCCTCCTGA
- the folK gene encoding 2-amino-4-hydroxy-6-hydroxymethyldihydropteridine diphosphokinase, with protein sequence MSRAYLSLGSNVDAVAHLRAAVQALRERFGDVVLSPVYRTRAVGFDGPDFHNAAAIVDTDLDPHALNRWLHALEDAHGRDRSGPRYGDRTLDIDIVLFDGLSLEGEGNLRIPRPELKHAFVLRPLAEIAPDVIVPGTGRTLAQLWAAHADHGVAWDEAALA encoded by the coding sequence ATGAGCCGCGCCTACCTCAGCCTGGGCAGCAACGTCGACGCCGTCGCGCACCTGCGTGCGGCCGTACAGGCGCTGCGCGAACGTTTCGGCGATGTCGTGCTGTCGCCTGTGTACCGCACGCGCGCGGTCGGCTTCGACGGTCCCGATTTCCACAATGCCGCCGCGATCGTCGATACCGACCTCGATCCGCACGCGCTCAACCGCTGGCTGCATGCGCTGGAAGACGCACACGGACGCGACCGCAGCGGTCCGCGCTACGGCGATCGCACGCTCGACATCGACATCGTGCTGTTCGACGGCCTCAGCCTGGAGGGCGAGGGCAACCTGCGCATCCCGCGCCCGGAACTGAAACACGCATTCGTGCTGCGCCCACTGGCGGAGATCGCGCCCGACGTCATCGTGCCCGGTACGGGCCGCACGCTCGCGCAGCTATGGGCCGCGCATGCGGATCACGGCGTAGCGTGGGACGAGGCGGCACTGGCCTGA
- a CDS encoding DUF6159 family protein, with amino-acid sequence MFEKFSRSWELVKASAAVLRSDKELMIFPIISGVATLVVLATFLVPMIGWRVFQHGFGVSGAIWVFLFYFCQYSVIVFFNCALVGAAMIRLEGGDPTLADGINAAKARLPSILGYAAIAATVGLILKRLKDDDHFLVRLIGGGLGAAWTLATFLVVPVLVSQDVGPIDALKRSANLLKRTWGENAIGNVGIGLAFGLMSFGLIVVGALLAWAAAQLSVALAVVLIVLFVIALLMLGVYQAALSGIYSAALYRYATEGEAPPAFQGLQLESAFATK; translated from the coding sequence ATGTTCGAGAAGTTCTCGCGCAGTTGGGAGCTGGTGAAGGCGAGCGCGGCGGTGCTGCGTTCGGACAAGGAACTGATGATCTTCCCGATCATCTCCGGCGTCGCCACGCTGGTGGTGCTGGCCACGTTCCTGGTGCCGATGATCGGCTGGCGCGTGTTCCAGCACGGCTTCGGCGTGTCCGGCGCGATCTGGGTGTTCCTGTTCTACTTCTGCCAGTACAGCGTCATCGTGTTCTTCAACTGCGCGCTGGTCGGTGCGGCGATGATCCGCCTGGAAGGCGGCGATCCGACGCTCGCCGACGGCATCAACGCGGCCAAGGCGCGCCTGCCGTCGATCCTGGGTTACGCCGCGATCGCCGCGACGGTCGGCCTGATCCTCAAGCGCCTGAAGGACGATGACCACTTCCTGGTGCGCCTGATCGGCGGCGGCCTGGGTGCGGCGTGGACGCTGGCGACCTTCCTGGTCGTGCCGGTGCTGGTCAGTCAGGACGTCGGCCCGATCGACGCGCTCAAGCGCAGCGCGAACCTGCTCAAGCGCACCTGGGGCGAGAACGCGATCGGCAACGTCGGCATCGGCCTGGCGTTCGGCCTGATGTCTTTCGGACTGATCGTCGTCGGCGCGCTGCTGGCGTGGGCCGCGGCGCAGCTGTCGGTGGCGCTGGCGGTGGTGCTGATCGTGCTGTTCGTGATCGCGCTGCTGATGCTCGGCGTGTACCAGGCCGCGCTGAGCGGCATCTATTCGGCCGCGCTGTACCGCTACGCGACCGAAGGCGAAGCGCCGCCGGCCTTCCAGGGCCTGCAGCTGGAATCGGCGTTCGCGACGAAGTAA
- a CDS encoding pteridine reductase — protein MPAANTAPVALVTGAARRIGATIARTLHGAGYDVALHYRSSDAEARALAGELERVRPGSTLLLQADLSEFDRLPELIAHTVGRFGRLDALVNNASTFTPTPIGTVTPTQWDALFASNARAPFFLAQAAAPHLQATGGAIVNLGDLYAERPLRGHAIYCMAKAALLMMTRSLALELGPKVRVNAVSPGAILWPEERTDTSAQEAMLARTPLGRTGTPEEVAEAVRWLLQDASYSTGQVLHLDGGRLLGA, from the coding sequence ATGCCCGCTGCGAACACGGCGCCCGTCGCCCTCGTCACCGGCGCCGCGCGGCGCATCGGCGCGACGATCGCGCGGACCCTGCACGGTGCGGGCTACGACGTCGCGCTGCACTACCGCAGCTCCGACGCCGAGGCGCGCGCGCTGGCCGGCGAACTCGAACGCGTGCGACCGGGCAGCACGCTGCTGTTGCAGGCGGACCTGTCCGAGTTCGACCGCCTGCCGGAACTGATCGCGCACACCGTGGGCCGTTTCGGCCGGCTCGATGCGCTGGTCAACAACGCCTCCACCTTCACGCCGACGCCGATCGGCACCGTCACGCCGACGCAATGGGACGCCCTGTTCGCGAGCAACGCGCGCGCGCCGTTCTTCCTCGCCCAGGCGGCGGCACCGCACCTGCAGGCGACGGGCGGCGCGATCGTGAATCTCGGCGACCTGTACGCCGAACGCCCGCTGCGCGGCCACGCCATCTACTGCATGGCCAAGGCCGCGCTGCTGATGATGACGCGCTCGCTCGCGCTGGAGCTGGGCCCGAAGGTGCGCGTCAACGCGGTCTCGCCGGGCGCGATCCTGTGGCCGGAAGAACGCACCGACACGAGCGCGCAGGAGGCGATGCTGGCGCGCACCCCGCTGGGTCGCACCGGCACGCCGGAGGAAGTCGCCGAAGCCGTGCGCTGGCTGCTGCAGGATGCGAGCTACAGCACCGGACAGGTGCTGCATCTGGATGGTGGAAGGCTGCTGGGCGCGTAA